The region TCTCGGACATGAGGCTGTGAACTGTGTAGATCTTTACAAATAAAAGACGCCATTAAACACGTAATGGATGATAGAGGGAAATGAACAAACATCAAACTTTATTAATAAAACCCTACAACTAAAACCCCAGATAACCATATGAGAGGAACTTTAAGAGGCACTTTAGGTTTGATGATGTAAACGCCAGTACCCATAGAAGAAGTGGACATCTGGGATTCTCTCGGATGCAGATGGAAATAGTTCTGGTCTGGTGGTTATTCCGTTAAGAGATTTCTCCACTGTGGCTCCTgtggcacaaacacacacacaacctgtcTTAGAGGACACATGGGGGTGGCAGGCAGCACTGCAGGAAGTGCTTAGTAAGCAGGACCACCCGTAGATTCAAGTAATTAATCGTATTTATCACTAAACAAGAACCCCGTTTTATATATACTGAGTTTTATACCTGAGAACACAGATGAATTAAAGGAACAGAAAACTACAGCACATCTTTACTGGCAGCTTGCCTAATATTAAAGGCTCTGTCAGAgtattatgatatttttatgaaaacaagaGATCGCCTTTGAATTATACAGTGAACATATAACAACATACAAGATTTTAAAGTTAATATAGTATTTCATCTAGGGCCCAAAAAtgcttaatttattgtttttatttaatttattataatttatttaattattatatttctggaaaaaaaatattattatatacttattaattatttaattattatttaattatattaattattatattcattttaataataaaacaatgttataaaatattatacaaacaaacatataaaatgtaaatggaatatttaaagaataatacaaatttctatattgaaataatttaattaaatatctaataattacataaatattacataatatatagttTTCAGGCAGGATTGTTGGGGTGTTACAGGATTACTCATGTGGAAGGTGTGTGGAAAACATTGCTATTCTGTTTCttgtatacataaaatacatatatagtgttcctgtagcacaattggtagagcactgcgctatcaagcgcaaggttgggggtttgattccccgggaacaaatgatatgtaaaaattgatagcctgaatgcactgtaagtcgctttggataaaagcgtctgctaaattcataaatttatttgaatttataaaaaatttattttgcataattGGCCTTTTAAAATCTACTCATATATAATGCATTCAGAtagtaaagacaaaaaaataacacCGCATGAAGATGTTTTTTAGTTGCCACAGTCCCCACGTGGTCTTCTCATTAACAACAGCAGCGCTGACAATGTTTTTGCTCATAGGTGATATTTCATACTTCTATAGTTTTGATGATTAAACTGCAAATGATTCTACTTCAGTTAGAAGTCCCATCGGGATTTGACTTATAATTCAATAAGCCATTAAGGACGCTTTTCTCCATTATTTACAGATAATGGAAAGTCTGTTAAACATTTAATTGATGTCATAACTTACTATATTAATTTTAGCAGACTTATTAATAAgtaattcaaatgaaagaaatatgGACATGCACATCACAAATGCTACACTATCAAAAGTCAAAATAAATTTTTAGATTTGAAGTTGTGAAATTATCATCTCACCCTGAAAAGTGTCGGCCAGGCTAATGGACTGAGAGGAAAGAGCTGTTCTTAAGCTCCGCCCATCAGATGGGATAATCGTTGATTGACAGAGAAAAGCCTCCACTGAACTGCCCTGCTGGCCACCTTCAGCGTCCTCATTGGGAGAGTTTGTGACATTATCTCTGCAGACCGCAGCCTTGTGACCCTGCCAAAAGACAGATGAAGGGATAAATAGCATTATGATGTCATTTCTGCTTATTTCAGGTGTTGTTGTGGTACCTCAGCTCCACACAGGCTGATATTGAAGAGCTGGTAATACTTTGTGCCCTTCGCAGTGAAGCTGGGCCCGTTCATGATGGATCCAGTGGAGTTCAGAGCACTGAAGTCATACCGAAGTGTCCGATTCTGGATAGTGTATGTAAACAAACAGTCGCTGAAACACACACTGTGctcctaaaattaaaacattcaaGAGAGAACGGTCATACACTTATTACTTATCATTATTCCTGAAGCACTTTCAGTAATGCCTATTTTCTCAACCACTAATCTAATGGAATTAAGACTTAtgtatctgtttgtttgtttgtttgttcaattcaaaattataaatttgacCAATTTACATAATGACTTAAATTAACAGCATTTTTCATGCAAAGTGACCCTTCACCATATTTTTTTCAGTAGTTTCTGAATATTTATAGTGAATAGTGATAAATGTCATTAGCCAAACATTTGAAAATAGAAcattataatacaattatattaaattatataaatataaaattatataaaataaaaaatattaccaaTATAACCCCATATAAAAGGCCATGTTTCAATATagaaacatgtacagtatattgggagaaaataaattatatcaataataatatttataatttttatttgttaatagtttttatatgtagtaagaagaagaaaaattaataaactaataaatatatctagaaataaattaaaactaatttatagGTGCTATTCTTCCACCTAAAACCAGAGAAACTATACCTTGTTGCTTTTGCTGCCTGGGCCACACGGCTGGCACGCTTCTTTGCCATAGATGTGATGCCCAGATAGGACGGCGTTAGGAGGGCACTCTTGGCACTGGTTGGTCTCTTTATCAATGTAGTGTCCAGCTGGACAGGGCACACAGGAGGAGCCGGCCCGCTGAGACTGCAGGGCACACGCCCGACACGCTGATGCCACTCCATCCATGGCATTAGTGACAGTCACAGAGTAAATCTTCACCATGTCATTTACATACTGACGCACCTGATGGACAGTGGGAATTAATTATGAATACTGTCAATCTATAGACATGTTTTTTTATCAGCGTGATTGTGAATGTATTTGTACTGACATCACTAGCCTGACTGGTGCGTTGAAAAGCCCAGGTGAACACAACAGAAGAGTCTTCCGTCATGATGTGTGTATAACTCTGTTTGCTTTTACTCCCCTCCCATGATTCAATGACATTTGTGCTCCTTCTGTTCACATCCTGAAGCAACAACAAAATCAATAACACtttaaaaagaaactaaagtCTGTCCACTTGTAGTAAACGTGAAGGCATAGTACATAGTACAATTGCTTGTTTTCTACATTCCAAAACGctatgactttctttcatctgtggGACATGAAAGATCATTTGAAAAAATtgcacagcaatgaaggggtgaaacTCTAAAACATGTAGAGTGCAAAATCAACACACCAACTCACACACGTGCGGACAAacacttgtacacacacacacacctataaacTGGTGTATCTATAACACTGcaactatgtaaaataaaatcaataattcaactagaaatcagtaaaaaaaaaaaaaaagtggacagCAAGGAAGAGTTTACACTTCAAAACATCAAGAGTGTAAAACAGAtacatccactcacacacacttacctacacagacacacacatacagaattatACATACTAAAATGAATTGGTATTGCTATAACAATTTAGCCAAAATGAGTCAGAAGACTGAAATAAGAGGTTAAAATCAGATCAGACCCAGAAGGATTAATCTCTTAAAAAGCATTCCTGGTAATTTGTTGCATTTTTATAAACGTGTGTTTTGTGTGACAAAATGCTTTCTGTGTTCAGGTttgaatgtagtaataataatgcaaaaacctacacttcaaatcaacatttaaaacaacaaaaaatataaaccttGGCAAAATAGTCTTTGAGAATGCCTTAATATACAACTAAATCCACAacctaataaaagtaaacaattatgtattttaaaaaactaaGGAATTCACAAGCTTCTCTACAGGGTCCTATACTCTAGTGCATGCAACGTCAATCCGGCCTGCCAGAGATTTCCATCCGGCCCccagaataatactgaattcaggaatagccttgtaagaggaaaacgtttagggctggtccgaataccattttttgaccttcgaagcttcggtagtaattaacatatttttctctctaataaaggcaggaatctgtgtCTGTAGGCCTATgtccgtttgcatttttattatttcgagaaccgttcatccaatcgacttcacaagggagtgcagtgtcgcatttggtgcaatatagatggacacgcgagacgcgacacattcagaattaataaacttttagtaaactatagtcagaacagcgcgagcgggaagcgggcagggcttatgctccaagaacggacactgcactagtgatataaaacgcacacacacaggtctattaaattaagcaatacttttaaggtagtctaatatttttctgactGACAAATTCCCGCAGTaagggtagatttaaataaagaaaaaggaaatttaaataaagaaaaaacgaaatttaaataaagaaaaaacgaaatttaaattaaagaaaaaacgaaacttaaattaaaggaaaaatgaaattcaaattaaagaaaaaacaaaatttaaatgaaagaaaaaacgaaatttaaataaagaaaaaatgaaatttaaataaagaaaaaacgaaatttaaataaagaaaaaacgaaattaagttaaatgaaaaactagattaatttagattaataataacgggtaaaatgctaatacattttgtttctattattctattttccacaatgtcaaaacaacaaaacagaagctcagacatgcacttcGGTCCATACAACACTGCCGTTGCTGGGACatgcgtcggttctatttctagcatgcacgcgttttccacgtggctcgagcgcgcctgagacgcgtgtttcagtgtgcaaactccaacctgttaaaagggagccgaaataaaaacggacacgccacgcagccgAGACgctcacgcagccagtgtgtcgccggccttatcaCCCTggagccggcagccatatcaccctggagcccaagaccggtttcccactgaagctaaccagggctgagcctggtcagtacctggatgggagacctcctgagaaaactaggttgctgctggaagaggtgctagtgaggccagcagggggtgctcaccctgtggtctgtgtgggtcctagcgccccagtgtagtgatggggacactatactgtcaacaagcaccgtccttcggatgagacgttaaaccgaggtcctgactctctgtggtcattaaaaatcctggatgtctttcgaaaagagtagaggtgtgacctcggcatcctggctaaattcaccaattggcatctgaccatcatggcctcctaacaatccccatgtctactgatcggcttcatcactctgtctcctctccaccagtaagctggtgtgtggtgggcgttctggcgcactatggctgccgtcgcatcatccaggtggatgctgcacactggtggtggatgaggagattcccccagactatgtaaaagcgctttgagtgcctagaaaagtgctatataaatgtattgaattattattcaaggaggaatgagaaccgtttcgcgggggatcccaggtgtgcaaaaaaattaaaaataaaaataatattcgaatgtcaaattttcaaatcgaataccaacccaccgaatgaatattcgggtccgttccatatttatttatttttaaatctaacaagaaaaaaaagcaaatgaggcaCACAGGTACAGCATTTCTAACAGTAGGCACTATGAATACGTACTTATCagtccattcttcattaaaactacggttctctgaatcaacttttcgcttaaggctgtttgagagtgccattttttcatttaaatatattaagaaggcctttcttctagtgttctccacaaactacgacctgcatgtgacagtgatggacagcttgacagcctcacaaatatgaagcATAAAATATTGCTATCGCCCAGTGGTGGCTCGCTGCAGTAcaggtaatatgtaaaaaaataacataaatttggaattagaattagtatatcaaataataacatattaggatacaattaaaattttattttatattacgagtatctggcccttacagtgtctgcagagaaaaattTTGGCCCTTCgacaaatatagttgatgacccctgcTCTAGTGGTTACACCATGAAATTACAGGTGGGCACTAATTAAATTgctaatgggggggggggggggctaaaaaaaaaagtttgagttttattatatattttacatgtttCTTTAGGCAGAAAGGGTTAACGTggcagggggtgggggggtggtaAATTTTGTTTCCATTCCAAACCAATTACAAGCAGTCATGGAAGAGTTAGAAAGTCAAAAGTACCTAACTTCATAAAATATTTTGAGTGACAGAACTGCAAACATGCTCACCGTCATGAAGTAGAACTCACAGTCAGCTGAGCAGCTGGTTTCAAACTCAAAAGTGATCCGGCCGTACTCACTGTCGGATACTCCTCCAACTGACACAGGCAACCTGATACGACAGACAGTAACAGACTCATTTCTAAACAGACAGCACAGGTTATGTAAGGACAAACACTTCTGCATACACACCATGTTCTGAGGACATTATGTTCTTGTACTACCAACTCACACAGCCGAAACGTTCGTGTACAGCATTTTGACCATGCTAATCACACAAGGCTTTAATGAGCTTTAATGAACGTAATGAGCAGTGGACGGCACTTGAACAGTGTAGTTGTGTGGAGGTAGACAAGTACTTGAAGACTCACTTGAATCCAGGCACCGTGAGAGTTAATATGAGATAATCATTATCCGAACGACCTGCTCCTGATTGTACATGATCACCAGCTACTTCCCAACctaaacacaaaaaaatgttcAAGATATGAAGGTACTATGCACACAATGTACACAAAAATAAGAACATGTAGAAAAATCCCATTTACATTTATCAGTGATGCAACAGCGACACCTTGCAGTAAAAGCAAGCATTGCAGCCATATGCCGTAACATAATACAACACCATACTCATGTAATCTCTCACCATTCGATCCATCACAATTGTTGTTGGCCACATTGAAGCAGGATGTCTTCATGTTGGCAGGCAGCACGTTCCACCACTTGTACTCATACCCGAGGACAGGCTCTGTGCCAGCTGGACAAGGCTGGCATGCTACAGATGCCACACAATCCATGTTTAATATCTTTTGGCTGTTTGTTTGAAATGATgttcatgctttaaaaaaaaaaaaatcataatttatatatCCTTTTTAAGATGTCAGGATAGTTTCTCACCTTTGACCCCATCGGAGTAAGTCCCGGGAGGACAGGGAGAACAGGTGGCAGTGCCGTTGTTATAGAAACCAGGATTACAGGGTGGACAAGGCTCACGCTGACCAGATGGAGGCAGTGTTACTGCGCCAGCAGCAGCTGCCAAACAAATCTGAGGCTCTACCCACTTATATTTGACCTGAGTCTGAGAGAGACAGCATTTATGTACTTGaatgttttaaatagaaaaataaacaatatttctattttactacatttcatttttgtgatcaacttttttatttgcattttatttgtaacaaaacaacaacaaaaaagcaggcAAAAGCACAATCTAAACTGGGTGCTTGACcaaaaaacaagcagaaaaatatttaaatgtaaagtcGGCAACACCAAAGCTCCAAAGGTATCAAAAATGAATTGTTTAAAAACTATCGCATAGCATATGTGACGTTTCGAGGACGCAGGCTCTTCATCAGACATCCATTATTTTACTACATTTCTCtctttataaatacacacacacacacacacaggtgcatctaaaaattattgaaaaagttaatttttttgtaacaaacaaaaagtgaaactttcatatattctacattcattacatgtaaagtaaaacatttcaaaagtttttttgtttagaCTTTTATGATAAGAGCTTGCAGCTCATGGAGCTCAAAAGTCTAGgatctcaaaatattagaatatttacatttgagtttcattACATGACCATCCCTATGATATAAATGCTTGGTAtctcttgttctttgaaaccacaataatggggaagactgctgacttggcaaTGGTCTAGAAGACAATCACTGGCACCCTCAACAAAGAGAgtaagtcacagaaggtcattactgaaagcggtggctgttcacagagagctgtatcaaagcatattgaatgcaaagttgactggaaggtaGAAAttgggtaggaaaaggtgcacaagcaactgGGATGACCGCAAGCTTGAGAATACTGTCAAGCAAAGCTGATTCAAACACAAGGGACTTACCCTCTTCTGTGACTtacccagatccagtctgtatccagatcagagggtcactgcagtcacccggatccagtacgtatccagaccagatggtggatcagcacctagaaaggacctctactgccctgaaagacagcggaggccaggacaactagagccacagatacagatcccctgtaaagaccttgtctcagaggagcaccaggacaagaccacaggaaatggatgattcttctgcacaatctgactttgctgcagcctggaattgaactactggtttcgtctggtcagaggagaactggccccccaactgagcctggtttctcccaaggtttttttctccattctgtcactgatggagtttcagttccttgccgctgtcgcctttggcttgcttagttggggacacttcatttacagcgatatcgttgagttgattgcaaataaatgcacagacactatttaactgaacagagatgacatcactgaatacaatgatgaactgcctttaactatcattttgcattattgacacactgttttcctaatgaatgttgttcagttgctttgatgcaatgtattttgtttaaagcgctatataaataaaggtgacttgacttgacttgacaagggGAGAGCTTTaaaaggagtggactgaagctggagtgcATCAAGGGTCACCACACTCAGATGTCTTCAGGAAGAGGAGAAAAAGAGCTGGACTGATGCTCAGTCCAAAGTCccaagtcctcttttcagataatattacattttgcatttcatttggaaatcaaggtctggagtcttgGAGGAAGACTGGATAGGCACATTATCCAGGCTGCTTGAAGTTGAGTGTGAAGTTTCCgtagtcagtgatgatttggggagctgtgatgtctgctggttttggtccattgtgttttatcaagtccagagtcaatgcagccatctaccaggagattttggaacaCTTTATGATTCCATCTGCTGACaatctttatggagatgctgatttccttttccagcaggaccTGTCCACAGTGtaaaaaccacttccaagtggtatGCTGCCCACGATATTagtgtgcttgattggccagccaacatgtctgacctgaaccccatatggAAGAATTTCAATAGAAAGATGAGAAACAGTCGATCCAAAAatgcagaggagctgaaggctcaACAGTGTCATTTGTGCTAAAGGAGCcctgaccaagtattgagtgcacaAATGAACCTACTTTAAAGAACAatcctttttttgattgatcttaggaaatattaaaatattttgagatGAGCTGGAAGCtccaatcataaaaaaaaactttacatataATGAATCTAGAAATgtgaaagtttcactttttgcaataagtttaaattattttattttttttttactttttcatgatattaacattttttaagttgcacctgtatatatttgtataaatttgAGCATTTATGTACTTGTATGTTTTAAATGGAACTAtaaagaatattatatatatatatatatacacacacatacaatacatataaaaaagtttgaaatgcAAGCTTGAGtatatattaatttacaaatgtacatacaagtatatataaaataaatatgggaCACTGATgcttcaaaaatacagtacatatttttttaagataattaTTTTACCTTTCCATCTTTATCACAATTGCTGTATGTCTGGATGTAATCTTTTTTGGAGCATGGAGGTCTACTTTTGCACATGGCAGAGCCTTCTGCTATTAAAAATAGAGAAAAGTCATACCTCACATAGACATGAATAGTTTGGAACTGGAAGACAAGTCTAACACAAGCAAAACTATTCAAAGTGTTAAAAAGGAAATATTGTGATATGAGGATAATGTAAGTGATATCAgaatctcgtgtgtgtgtgtgtgtgtgtgtgtgtgtgttctattcCTTTAAAATCAAATGGCTTCATCTCTGTCCATACAAAATATGCATCTGCATGTATGTACTTACAGGCgtagtgtgtttttgtgttgcaAGGTGTGCAGGAGCTGGCCCCTCGGCCAGAGTACGTGTCTCGTGGACAGGGCTCACAGGAGGAGGAGCCTGGGGTGCGGCTGAACATCCCAGGCTTACATGGAAAACACTCTGATGTATATGCCACACCTGAAGGAGAGAAATGGTGTCATATAATTTTTCAATAAGGGAATGCTTTTTTTTCCAGATAAAAATGGAGAACACATAAGTAGCACTTCCTGACCTTCAATCTGTATGTTCTTCAGGAGTACAGGTTTGGCTGCTTTAGAGCCGAGTGTTACTCTAGTGGTTCTCCAATACAGGATATTAGTGCCAGAATTCAGATTCAcctgataaataaataacattttaaaatatactcaaagagagaacaattatttaaaactgcaatcttatttcacaatattatattaataaaataaatccagttttgtgagcaaaaaaaaaaaaacattttaaaaaaatccccagacttttgaatggcatTTCAAGCCTGAGtgtataaagaaaaataatagtagtagtagtagtagtagtgtgtAGTTAAGTGTTTTTGACTTACACTATGTGCTCCCCACTCTCCATGAGTAGTTAATTTGATCCATTTTTGATTTGAATCCTGGTCCATCTCTTGACACTGGTCGTTCTGAAtctgtcaaaaaagaaaaaaacatatatttgcaATAAAAATAGCTGCTTTTGATGTCTTAAAATATCTTGCAGACAAGCATTTCACATCCAAAATGGGATCCAAACTTACAAAGAACTCAAAGAAGATGCTGTTATCCACATACTGGTAGTCAAAAGACACTGACCCCGGCTTCTTCAAGTGTACAGTGTAGATCAGCGACACGGTACACTCATCTCTGTTGGACTCCAGATACGAGCCCTGAGCGACCCACTTTGCACTaaacacatacaaatacacaacaacacacacacacactgtggtgACTACAGTCTTAAGTTATATAACaggataaaaataaattattggtTTAATACTTGTATTGCTTCGTGTCCCTGGAAATATGTGTTCCTGCATGAATAAATCTGTGTATGCTTTAATCTACATTtttgatattaaataaataaataaaaggaaagggCAAAAATACAGTGTTTTACTGCAAAGACATTGATGAGAACAAACAAATTAGAACTTGGATTGGGAACAGTCATTTTAGATCTATCTGACTTGCTGTAAGTGTCTTATATGCATGTTGTCTTTTATGCATTTGGATTTTATTTCTATGTTGTGTCATAAACAGAACACATAATCAATAACTTTTAAAACACACCAAATACAGAAGCAAAAATCATATGGTCTTCAAAACAATCTTTTGTACATGACTGACTCCTCCAAAGGAACTGACCTGCTGCAGGTGGACCCATTCTGTGCATTGGGTGCATTGTCAGGGCTGGTTGCCAGGCTGCTAAATCCAGGAGGGATGTCGTCCCACTCATCCAGACGCAGGCCGCTGCCCAGCGAGTAAGTGCCAGCCGCACACTGAGTACACTTCTGAGCAGACATCTCCAGAAATTCCCCCGCTTTGCACGAGAATGCTGACCGAAAGACGTAACAAAATGTACAATGCTTTTTATGCAAAAGAGAAAAACATAGTGACCAGATCAATCACTAATCCAAATACTGGATGGGTCAAGTGCACCAAAAACTATTATTATAGATCTTAAATCAGTTAGGCCATAACATTCAGCCCACtaacataataaacaaaaaaagtttgtttattcattctatttagctttttttggttagttaatcaattaattacatttatttgcttttttttttttttaccatcatgTCAACTTCTTTGgatgttttaattacattttttgttgttgttttaaacatCATACCAGGCTCtttgtctatttaaaataaataaataactgttgtTTTTAATGCCATGCCAgcttattttgataaataaatatgcaagctATCATAGTAttcctctgaaaaaaaaatcaatgacatCATAACGAAGTACATATTAACGTCAGTGTAACTGTCAATTACAAAATCAATAACGACAGCTTTccggtaaaaataaaataataataatatatatatatatatatatatatatatatatatatatatattacaatcaaCGTTCAACAGAATTCCAAGTTTTTAATTTACGTGACGCGACACATTTTCAAATGAATAATGAAACTAATAATAAAGCAAGAAATAATGTAATGAGTGGGACctattttatactattttataaacAGGGATCATgaaaaaatgttatttgttttttttttcacctttgtTGTCTTTGTTGTGTCACAAGAAAGCAAAAATTATTTAATCAATATTGATCAATGTTTTGATGAAT is a window of Carassius carassius chromosome 23, fCarCar2.1, whole genome shotgun sequence DNA encoding:
- the LOC132101673 gene encoding endosome/lysosome-associated apoptosis and autophagy regulator family member 2-like codes for the protein MGRSRYSTWHRQAMERTRKTIVRHRGRFALDHTAWICFVFILKASGASAAHLRPCKEADYYFQYTECDSTGSRWRVAIPLNPGQCTGLPEPVQGTDCTFSCKAGEFLEMSAQKCTQCAAGTYSLGSGLRLDEWDDIPPGFSSLATSPDNAPNAQNGSTCSSAKWVAQGSYLESNRDECTVSLIYTVHLKKPGSVSFDYQYVDNSIFFEFFIQNDQCQEMDQDSNQKWIKLTTHGEWGAHSVNLNSGTNILYWRTTRVTLGSKAAKPVLLKNIQIEGVAYTSECFPCKPGMFSRTPGSSSCEPCPRDTYSGRGASSCTPCNTKTHYASEGSAMCKSRPPCSKKDYIQTYSNCDKDGKTQVKYKWVEPQICLAAAAGAVTLPPSGQREPCPPCNPGFYNNGTATCSPCPPGTYSDGVKACQPCPAGTEPVLGYEYKWWNVLPANMKTSCFNVANNNCDGSNGWEVAGDHVQSGAGRSDNDYLILTLTVPGFKLPVSVGGVSDSEYGRITFEFETSCSADCEFYFMTDVNRRSTNVIESWEGSKSKQSYTHIMTEDSSVVFTWAFQRTSQASDVRQYVNDMVKIYSVTVTNAMDGVASACRACALQSQRAGSSCVPCPAGHYIDKETNQCQECPPNAVLSGHHIYGKEACQPCGPGSKSNKEHSVCFSDCLFTYTIQNRTLRYDFSALNSTGSIMNGPSFTAKGTKYYQLFNISLCGAEGHKAAVCRDNVTNSPNEDAEGGQQGSSVEAFLCQSTIIPSDGRSLRTALSSQSISLADTFQGATVEKSLNGITTRPELFPSASERIPDVHFFYGSTQFTASCPRGRNAVVSLRCNPEKTMRGDLSVPSECPAGTCDGCTFHFLWESSSACPRCTAVDYHTIEGACRAGVQDTVFVWTEPRLCIGGLTLPPKRTSPCEAIDFWLKVGAGLGVFCAILLVSLTCYFWKKNKKLEYKYSKLVMSANKECELPAADSCAIMEGEGDENEEEEVVYANKSTLLAKLKAVATKGNKKSGEAIQLQFSNTEKSV